In Chryseobacterium oryzae, the genomic stretch AGTAAGCTGATCAGGAAAAGAGCAGACCACCTCTACACCCGTTTTGATGAACAAGAGAAAATTTTTAAAGACAAAGTTCAGGAATATTATTCAATACGGTGTGTTCCGCAGATTTTAGGCCCTGTTTTAGATACTTTAGAATTTACAGAACAGATTTTGGAAGACGAAATCAATTCTGCGAATGATAATCCTATTATTAATGTAGAAGAGCAGCATGTTTACCATGGCGGAAATTTCCATGGCGATTATATTTCTCTGGAAATGGATAAACTGAAAATTGTGGTTACAAAACTGACAATGTTGGCAGAAAGGCAGCTTAATTATCTTCTAAATGCAAAAATTAACGAAATTTTCCCTCCATTCGTAAATCTGGGTAAGCTGGGTTTCAATTTTGGAATGCAGGGCGTTCAGTTTACAGCAACTTCCACAACGGCAGAAAGCCAGATGTTGTCAAATCCTATGTACGTTCACAGTATCCCGAATAACAATGATAATCAGGATATTGTAAGCATGGGAACCAACGCTGCGGTGATCTGCAGAAAAGTAATTGAGAACGCATTCGAAGTACTTTCCATTGAGGCAATTACCATTGTGCAGGCAATAGAATATCTTGGTTTCCAGGATAAAATTTCTTCAAAAACAAAAGAACTGTATGATGAGATAAGAAACATTATTCCTGCTTTTTCGGATGATATGGTCATGTATCCTTATCTGCAAAAAGTAAAAGATTACCTTAAAAAGTAATAGGTTTAAAGTTTTGAAAACCAATTAAATAAAACTAAAACAAAACACATGAAATGTGCAATCATAACCGGCGGTTCCAGAGGGATAGGAAGAGCAATTTGCCTTAAGCTAGCGGAAGAAAAAAATTACCATATTTTAATTAATTATACTTCCAATGAAGCTGCCGCAAGTGAAACTTTAGAAAAGGTTAAAGCTCTAGGTTCTACAGGAGAAATCTTGAAATTTGATGTTGGGAATGCCGAAGAAACCAAAAATATTTTAACAGAATGGCAGGAAACTCATCCCAATGCCATCGTGGAGGTCATTGTAAATAATGCCGGGATTACCAGAGATGGCTTGTTTATGTGGATGAGTACTGAAGACTGGAACTCTGTGATTAATACAAGCCTGAACGGTTTTTACAACGTCACCAATTTCTTTATCCAAAAATTATTACGAAATAAATACGGAAGAGTCATCAATATGGTTTCCGTTTCCGGCGTGAAAGGTACGGCTGGGCAAACGAATTATTCTGCTGCAAAAGGAGCTTTGGTAGCCGCTACAAAAGCTTTGGCACAGGAGGTTGCCAAAAGGAATATTACCGTAAACGCTGTTGCTCCGGGCTTCATAAAAACAGATATGACGCAGGATTTTAACGAAGATGAGTTGAAGGCAATGATTCCCGCCAACCGTTTTGGTGAAGCGGAAGAGGTGGCAGATCTGGTTGCATTTTTAGCATCAAAGAAGTCATCTTATATTACAGGAGAAATCATCAATATCA encodes the following:
- the fabG gene encoding 3-oxoacyl-ACP reductase FabG — encoded protein: MKCAIITGGSRGIGRAICLKLAEEKNYHILINYTSNEAAASETLEKVKALGSTGEILKFDVGNAEETKNILTEWQETHPNAIVEVIVNNAGITRDGLFMWMSTEDWNSVINTSLNGFYNVTNFFIQKLLRNKYGRVINMVSVSGVKGTAGQTNYSAAKGALVAATKALAQEVAKRNITVNAVAPGFIKTDMTQDFNEDELKAMIPANRFGEAEEVADLVAFLASKKSSYITGEIININGGIYS